In Alosa sapidissima isolate fAloSap1 chromosome 4, fAloSap1.pri, whole genome shotgun sequence, the following are encoded in one genomic region:
- the LOC121707940 gene encoding dentin sialophosphoprotein: MSNMDSERHYSRGETTSSLSGGGFTSVRHESTQRSWMNVLSFVSRPAWSLLQRYLPGNSLSAASPHSQLWDTESFDQKVGFGHKLTPLEDTRSNQQPHLLHCEHIDSGVRPTVEVGAVTWLTADSLSEIGIQNIADNGTSQATSGYLSSARNFLSQFFMFNVISTQEVNRSQSSLLDTRAGSDGANSCVSVLSWSRETALVAGTSDANHHSGGLCHLAERTTMASVAKPTGLFVHCDDGSSKHSESAGHCCHKATSDNDSLHMLRPVSLPSQQQLRDQANAVSLLGDISVVCASGSEVVLLTPEQDNGYSSLEEELSNSRLPSMRRAGEEPLVANSEASGEAQQHSSTEQQPESESDTQDQQPEEACEEEKQRQLEEDDQAGTDQVEVSAAPEEQRLSAAPEEVAESSQETQCRNKAIAYIMGSPCSDDSSSGEDSDEDSDGSEDDDDGFNSECSSCLSDSDSSEEEEDKDDDNDEQSDAEEFDVETERLWNSLCQNRDPYNPRNFTANICTTPRSSQAPPDSSPAPLLSTAPLSTSPLSTSLLSTSPFSASPLSTSPPSGPDGSCGSGEEGDEAESLRLWDSFSCSSDPYNPFNFRATLSTRSPPAGTSGKACSVPRYQREQAEERQDSGFGDETPAPPTSTLPCHKLRKVRFCEEVEEFYTSGDEDRHGPWEEYARDRCRFQRRVMEVEESISFCLVPAFRLRVLHRLQLS; the protein is encoded by the exons ATGTCAAATATGGATTCAGAGCGACACTACTCAAGGGGGGAAACGACCTCCTCCCTTTCGGGCGGCGGGTTCACGTCAGTCCGACATGAGAGTACCCAGAGGTCGTGGATGAACGTGCTGTCTTTTGTATCGCGGCCAGCCTGGTCACTTCTGCAGAGATACTTGCCAGGTAACTCGTTGTCTGCAGCCAGTCCACACAGTCAGCTGTGGGATACGGAAAGCTTCGATCAGAAAGTAGGGTTTGGACATAAACTAACACCACTGGAAGACACGCGATCAAATCAACAACCACATCTTCTCCACTGCGAACATATAGACAGTGGGGTGCGTCCAACAGTCGAGGTTGGAGCAGTGACTTGGTTGACAGCAGATAGCCTCTCCGAGATAGGTATTCAAAATATTGCTGATAATGGCACATCCCAAGCCACGAGTGGATACCTGTCATCAGCCAGGAACTTTCTTAGTCAGTTTTTCATGTTTAACGTTATCTCAACTCAGGAAGTAAACCGCTCGCAGAGTAGTTTGCTGGACACAAGAGCTGGTTCTGATGGCGCCAAcagctgtgtgtcagtgttatCTTGGAGCAGAGAAACGGCCTTGGTGGCGGGCACGAGTGATGCTAACCATCACAGCGGCGGCCTTTGTCATTTAGCTGAGCGAACCACAATGGCTTCTGTTGCCAAGCCAACCGGCTTATTCGTACATTGCGATGATGGGAGCTCAAAGCACAGCGAAAGCGCTGGACACTGTTGCCACAAAGCAACCTCAGACAATGACAGCCTTCACATGCTCAGGCCAGTTTCGCTACCAAGCCAGCAGCAGTTACGTGACCAGGCAAACGCTGTTAGTCTTCTTGGGGACATTAGTGTTGTCTGTGCCAGCGGTAGTGAGGTGGTTCTTCTGACCCCAGAGCAGGATAATGGCTATTCGAGTTTGGAAGAGGAGCTCTCGAATTCCAGGCTTCCCAGCATGAGAAGAGCTGGAGAGGAGCCGTTAGTGGCCAACTCGGAGGCAAGCGGGgaggcacagcagcacagctccACAGAGCAGCAGCCAGAGTCGGAGAGTGACACTCAGGACCAGCAGCCAGAGGAGGCATGTGAGGAGGAGAAGCAGCGGCAGCTAGAGGAGGATGACCAGGCTGGCACAGACCAGGTAGAGGTGTCTGCAGCACCTGAGGAGCAGAGGCTGTCAGCAGCACCAGAGGAGGTGGCAGAATCATCTCAGGAGACACAGTGTAGGAACAAGGCTATTGCTTACATAATGGGCAGCCCTTGCAGTGATGACAGCTCGTCAGGGGAAGACTCAGACGAGGACAGTGATGGtagtgaggatgatgatgatggtttcAACAGTGAGTGCTCATCTTGCTTGTCTGACTCTGATAGCAGTGAGGAGGAAGAAGACAAGGACGACGACAATGACGAGCAGTCGGACGCTGAAGAGTTTGATGTGGAGACGGAGCGCCTGTGGAACTCCCTATGCCAAAACCGAGACCCTTACAACCCACGCAACTTCACCGCCAACATCTGCACAACACCCAGGAGCTCTCAGGCTCCTCCGGACTCCTCTCCTGCCCCGCTGCTCTCCACTGCCCCActgtccacctctcctctctccacatccCTGCTCTCCACCTCTCCGTTCTCCGCCTCACCCCTGTCCACATCTCCCCCGTCCGGTCCGGACGGCTCCTGTGGAAGCGGCGAGGAGGGGGACGAGGCAGAGAGCCTGAGGCTGTGGGACTCGTTCAGCTGCTCCTCAGACCCGTACAACCCCTTCAACTTCCGGGCCACCCTCAGCACTCGATCGCCCCCCGCGGGGACCTCAGGGAAGGCCTGCTCGGTGCCACGCTACCAGAGGGAGCAGGCCGAGGAGCGCCAGGACAGTGGCTTTGGGGACGAGACGCCTGCTCCACCCACGAGCACTCTTCCCTGCCATAAGCTTAGAAAG GTACGGTTTTGTGAAGAGGTGGAGGAATTCTACACCAGCGGCGACGAGGACCGGCACGGGCCGTGGGAGGAGTATGCGCGGGACCGCTGTCGCTTCCAGCGCCGCgtgatggaggtggaggagagcatCTCCTTCTGCCTAGTGCCGGCCTTCCGCCTGCGGGTGCTCCACAGGCTGCAGCTCAGCTGA